In Euphorbia lathyris chromosome 9, ddEupLath1.1, whole genome shotgun sequence, the following are encoded in one genomic region:
- the LOC136206854 gene encoding NAC transcription factor 47 codes for MGMKNPESNLPPGFRFHPTDEELILHYLKKKLTSTPFPLSIIADVDIYKFDPWDLPAKAAFGEKEWYFFSPRDRKYPNGARPNRAAASGYWKATGTDKMITGQGHHGNQNLGVKKALVFYRGKPPKGIKTNWIMHEYRLADAPTTYNHKPNKLPKDSSMRLDDWVLCRIYKKNHASQPSVTPSTASDDHEQQELEEDEHQSILPNLQNPKILPQKSSSFSNLLDAMDYSFLSSILSDNYQFNHDSNPSLLPNNTTNPTFDQSFSNPNSNFNKLPQLNNATPLMPDHNKLKRPLFTIEEEARHLCCMETDTKRRNVTEEEFSCNLTRHPSKTFVNCCSFTNSSNQSDHVANQYSFLNQQLLLSPHLQFQG; via the exons ATGGGTATGAAGAACCCAGAATCAAACTTACCCCCAGGTTTCAGATTCCACCCCACAGATGAGGAACTCATCCTCCATTACCTTAAAAAGAAGCTAACTTCAACACCCTTTCCACTTTCAATCATTGCCGATGTCGATATCTACAAGTTTGATCCTTGGGACTTACCAG CTAAAGCAGCGTTTGGGGAGAAAGAATGGTACTTCTTCAGTCCAAGAGATAGAAAGTACCCAAATGGAGCGAGGCCAAACAGGGCAGCAGCATCTGGATACTGGAAAGCAACTGGGACGGACAAGATGATAACAGGACAAGGACATCATGGGAACCAGAACCTGGGAGTTAAGAAAGCACTAGTGTTTTACAGAGGAAAGCCTCCGAAAGGAATAAAGACGAATTGGATAATGCATGAGTATCGATTGGCTGATGCCCCCACCACGTATAACCATAAGCCTAACAAGCTGCCTAAAGATTCATCTATGAGG CTAGATGATTGGGTACTTTGCCGGATCTACAAGAAAAATCATGCATCTCAGCCATCAGTCACACCTTCAACAGCCAGTGATGATCATGAACAGCAAGAACTAGAAGAAGATGAACATCAATCTATCTTACCAAACTTGCAAAATCCCAAGATTTTGCCCCAAAAATCATCTTCTTTCTCAAACCTACTTGATGCTATGGATTACTCATTTCTAAGTAGTATTTTATCAGATAATTACCAATTTAATCATGACTCAAACCCATCATTACTTCCCAATAATACTACTAATCCCACCTTTGACCAATCTTTTTCCAACCCTAATTCCAATTTCAATAAGCTTCCCCAATTGAATAATGCTACACCATTAATGCCTGATCATAACAAGCTCAAACGACCACTTTTCACCATTGAGGAAGAAGCGCGTCAtctatgttgcatggaaacaGACACGAAACGCAGAAATGTTACTGAAGAAGAGTTTTCGTGTAACCTAACTCGTCACCCGTCGAAGACGTTCGTGAATTGTTGCAGTTTCACTAACAGTAGTAACCAATCTGATCATGTGGCTAATCAGTATAGTTTCCTCAACCAGCAACTTCTGTTGAGCCCTCATCTTCAGTTCCAGGGTTGA